The genomic region TTAAAGGAAGGTAAATAATTATGAAGTCCACTGAATCGTGTCCACTGAATCATGCCAAAGAGGACAAGGCGAGTGCTCCCCTGACCGACAGCTTTCTGCTCACATTATCCGGAAGCGGCTGGCTAGTTGCTAGTAGAACCTGAGAACTGATTGGTGCAGACAGTAAGGCaacttctgattggctgctggtTGCTAGGCAGGTGCTAACTGCCTCTTACAATTAGGCAAACATGCAGGAATAACAAACGAACTTAAAGAAATAAGAAATAGCAACAGATTCCCCATAACCCCAAAACACTAGAATCAAATCTTCTTAACAGCCGCCCCCAACTTTGAGCAGCAAAGTTGAATTGAGTCAGTCAGGAGTATCTTGGGGAATCGCAGGGAGCTTAATAAGCTTTGCTAGAGGTCTGATGTAGGATTTGTCATTGATCTGTACGTGAGCAGTACGGATCTTGCCGTCAACGCCAGGAAAAACAGCTGTGACTTTACCAACAAGCCACAAGGCACGTGGAAGTTGCTGGTCAACTATAAGAACGATGTCCTCAACGCGGAGGTCCTCCTAGTCGTGTTGCCACTTGGAGCGGCTCTGGAGCGATGGCAGGTAGTTCCTGATGAAATGGGTCCAAAACTGGTCCGCTAAGACCTGGCAGTGTCGCCATCAGCGGCGACTGAAGAGCTCGGTGTCTGAGTACACAACTTGTAGAGTAGATGGGTCCAGCCTCCCCATCAAAAGCATGTTGGGAGTGATCGGATCCGGATCTGCCACATCTGAGGAAGTGTAGCCGAGAGGCTTGGAGTTGATGATGGCTTCAACTTCAGTAAGGATGGTTCGCAGGACCTCCTCTGTGACAGTTTGAGATCCCAGTACTACCGTACCGTAGTGCAGACTTGATGGAGCGTATTTCGCGCTCCCAGGAACCTCCGAAATGAGGTGCACTTGGTGGGTTGAAGGGGAAGTGGATTTGTTGGCTGGCGAGTTGTGACTGCAGGTCAGGTGCAAGCGAGCTGAATGTGTCTTGGAGTTCTGAGCTGCCACCTTTGAAATTTGTGCCTTGATCAGATAGTAACTCGTGAGGTTTTCCTCGTCTGGAGATGAAACGCCGTAGGCTCATGAGGAATGAATCAGTGTCCATGCTGGCGAGCAGATCTAGGTACACTGCATGTGTAGTGAGGCACTTGAATATTATGGCCCACCGCTTCTCATTGCGCCTCCCTATCTCGATGAGGAAGGGTCCAAAACAGTCCATTCCGGTAGAATAAAAGGCTGGATGATGTAGCCTTAAACTGGATGGAGGGAGGTCGGCCATTTTAGGAATAATTGGTTGGCTGCGCCACTTACAGCATTCTGGACGGTGGTGTTGGTGTTTCCGGACAGCCTCTCTACCCCGCAAGATCCAGAATCTTCTATGCAGTTCGGCGAAAACTCTCTCCGGACCTGGATGAGCGAGTTTCCTGCCGTAGTCTGCAATGATCAGCTTTGTGATGGGATGATGAGGGTCTAGGACGATAGGATGCAAAGTGTCTGGGCTGATGGATTCACAATGTCTGAGTCGGCCTCTAACGCGGATCAAGTGCGTCTCTGGATCATATTCTGGGGCCAGAGTGAGTAGCCTGCTGCTGGACGGTATGGACTTTTGAGAGGAGAGAAGGGCGAAATCCTCGGGAAAACAGTCACTATGGATTTGTCGGAGCAAGGAGAGTTCAGCTTGTCTGAAGGACTCAGCTGTGGGTTTTGAGTCAGTGGCCGCCCCGTGACTTGCTCTAACTGTAGCTTCCAGTAGTTCTTGGAAATGACTGAACTTACTGGCGTCAGGCACAAGCGCAGGAGGGGGAGTGGTGATGAGGCCACAGAATTTAACTTTGCGCAGCTCACCTAAATCCTCAGGGTTGGAAACGTTGGGACAGGAAGGCCAAGTTGattcactgttgtggagaaagaTGGGTCCGGAATTCCAGTGGCTGTGACTCTGGATCTGTGAAAGGGTCAGTCCACGAGTGATATCATCAGCTGGGTTTTCGCTGGAGTGGACGTGGCGCCATGAACTGCTCTCAGTTAGCTCCTGGATGTCTGCAACTCTTGGACCAACGAAAACCTTGTAGCGGCAGGAAGGAGACTGCAACCAGGACAAAACGGTGGTGGAGTCGGTCCAGTAGGTTATCTCTGAGATGGGAATTGTGAGCTCTCGTTTCATAACTGCACCAAGCTGGGCTCCAATGTGGGCTGCACAGAGTTCTAGTCTAGGGATAGACTGCCGGCGGACTGGAGCAACATGGGAATGAGCCGCGAGGAAGGCCACCTGGATTTCCCCCTCTGTGTTGACAGTACGCAGGTAGGCAACTGACCCATAGGCCCTCTCTGATGCATCTGAAAAGATGTGAATGCTCTGGCTTGAAGCTGAGAGGTCAGTGCCTGAGTGGACATAACAGTGGTTAATAGTAACATTATGAAGTGAGGGAAGTTCACTCACCCACACATGCCACAGCTGGACCAGATCCTCTGGAAGGTGAGGATCGTCCCACTCCCTTTTCGTCCCCCAGAGGCTCTGCACCAAGATCTTTGCTCGAGTGGTGTAAGGAATGAGCAGCCCGAGGGGGTCATATTGTCTGGCTAGGACTCTGTAAATGTTGCGCATTGTGGGTTCTGGTTGCTCAGTGTGGCGAATACGATAGGTGAGTGTGTCAGTTTTGCAGTGCCAGTGCAGCCCGAGAGTCCTTTCTGGTGCATCCGCACCATCCATTGTCAGCCATAGTTCTAAGCTTTCTGATGTGAGTTCAGGTGGTAGATGACTGATAATGTCAGGGACATTGGTGGCCCACTGTCGCAGTTCGAAGCCGCCAGACTGAAGCAGGTTCTGAAGCTTGGTGACAAGCTGCTTCGCATCCGTTGTAGGAGGAGGTTATCCACATAAAAACAGTTTCCAACTGATTTCCTCAGGTTGTCCGGCCAGAACAATAAGGAAGACTTTCACACTCTCATGCCACTCTTTATTGAGGAgttgtgatgatgatggtatTTATAATTC from Festucalex cinctus isolate MCC-2025b chromosome 3, RoL_Fcin_1.0, whole genome shotgun sequence harbors:
- the LOC144015480 gene encoding uncharacterized protein LOC144015480, with protein sequence MDGADAPERTLGLHWHCKTDTLTYRIRHTEQPEPTMRNIYRVLARQYDPLGLLIPYTTRAKILVQSLWGTKREWDDPHLPEDLVQLWHVWVSELPSLHNVTINHCYVHSGTDLSASSQSIHIFSDASERAYGSVAYLRTVNTEGEIQVAFLAAHSHVAPVRRQSIPRLELCAAHIGAQLGAVMKRELTIPISEITYWTDSTTVLSWLQSPSCRYKVFVGPRVADIQELTESSSWRHVHSSENPADDITRGLTLSQIQSHSHWNSGPIFLHNSESTWPSCPNVSNPEDLGELRKVKFCGLITTPPPALVPDASKFSHFQELLEATVRASHGAATDSKPTAESFRQAELSLLRQIHSDCFPEDFALLSSQKSIPSSSRLLTLAPEYDPETHLIRVRGRLRHCESISPDTLHPIVLDPHHPITKLIIADYGRKLAHPGPERVFAELHRRFWILRGREAVRKHQHHRPECCKWRSQPIIPKMADLPPSSLRLHHPAFYSTGMDCFGPFLIEIGRRNEKRWAIIFKCLTTHAVYLDLLASMDTDSFLMSLRRFISRRGKPHELLSDQGTNFKGGSSELQDTFSSLAPDLQSQLASQQIHFPFNPPSAPHFGGSWEREIRSIKSALRYGSTGISNCHRGGPANHPY